Proteins co-encoded in one Xiphophorus couchianus chromosome 16, X_couchianus-1.0, whole genome shotgun sequence genomic window:
- the LOC114160230 gene encoding transcription factor Sox-8 gives MLKMTEEHEKSLNDQPCSPSGTNSSMSQDESDSDAPSSPTGSDGHGSLLSGLGKKLDSEDDERFPACIRDAVSQVLKGYDWSLVPMPVRGNGSLKNKPHVKRPMNAFMVWAQAARRKLADQYPHLHNAELSKTLGKLWRLLSESEKRPFVDEAERLRVQHKKDHPDYKYQPRRRKNVKPGQSDSDSGAELAHHMYKAEPGMGGLAGMPDGHHHPEHAGQPHGPPTPPTTPKTELHHGAKQDLKHEGRRLADSSRQNIDFSNVDINELSTDVISNMETFDVHEFDQYLPLNGPASGSAALSSDHSHGPVPVSGSSYASSYGSGVSSWSRKCGMSSTSPPAGEVGQHRLHIKTEQLSPSHYSEHSHGSPSHSDYSSYSSQACVTSATSATSGAASFSSSQCDYTDLQSSNYYSPYSGYPSSLYQYPYFHSSRRPYSSPILNSLSMAPAHSPTAPSWDQPVYTTLSRP, from the exons atgttaaaaatgacagaGGAGCATGAAAAGTCTCTCAACGACCAGCCGTGCAGTCCATCAGGGACAAACAGCTCCATGTCTCAGGACGAGTCCGACTCCGACGCGCCGTCCTCGCCAACGGGCTCCGACGGTCACGGATCCCTCCTCAGCGGTTTGGGAAAGAAGCTGGACTCCGAGGACGATGAGCGCTTCCCAGCCTGCATACGGGACGCGGTCTCGCAGGTCCTTAAGGGATACGATTGGTCCCTGGTCCCGATGCCAGTGCGAGGGAACGGATCTCTGAAGAACAAACCGCACGTCAAGAGACCCATGAATGCGTTCATGGTGTGGGCACAGGCGGCCCGCAGGAAGCTGGCGGATCAGTACCCACATCTGCACAATGCTGAGCTAAGCAAGACACTGGGAAAACTCTGGCg CCTGCTTTCTGAAAGTGAGAAGAGGCCCTTCGTAGATGAAGCAGAGCGACTGAGGGTTCAGCACAAAAAAGATCATCCAGACTATAAGTACCAGCCACGGCGACGGAAGAATGTGAAACCAGGGCAGAGCGACTCAGATTCAGGGGCAGAGTTGGCACATCACATGTACAAAGCTGAGCCAGGGATGGGGGGGCTGGCAGGAATGCCTGATGGACACCACCACCCTGAACATGCAG GGCAGCCTCATGGACCACCTACACCACCCACCACCCCAAAAACAGAGCTCCACCATGGAGCTAAACAGGACCTGAAGCATGAAGGCCGCCGCCTTGCCGACAGCAGCAGGCAGAATATTGACTTCAGCAATGTGGACATCAACGAGCTGAGCACTGATGTCATCAGCAACATGGAGACCTTTGATGTTCATGAGTTTGACCAGTACCTCCCGCTGAATGGCCCAGCGTCGGGCTCCGCTGCCTTATCCTCAGATCACAGTCATGGGCCGGTTCCAGTCTCCGGCAGCTCCTACGCTTCCTCGTACGGCAGTGGTGTTTCATCCTGGAGCCGAAAGTGCGGCATGTCCTCCACTTCTCCCCCCGCCGGCGAGGTCGGCCAGCACCGCCTCcacataaaaacagagcagctgagCCCCAGCCACTACAGTGAGCACTCCCATGGGTCACCGTCGCACTCTGATTACAGCTCCTACAGCAGCCAAGCCTGCGTCACCTCGGCCACTTCGGCCACCTCGGGTGCTGCGTCTTTCTCTAGCTCCCAGTGTGACTATACCGATCTGCAGAGCTCTAACTATTACAGTCCTTACTCTGGCTACCCCTCCAGCCTCTATCAGTACCCCTACTTCCACTCATCTAGGCGGCCCTACAGCAGCCCGATCCTGAATAGTCTATCCATGGCTCCGGCCCACAGTCCCACTGCCCCCAGTTGGGACCAGCCCGTCTACACTACTCTGTCTCGACCTTAA